The following are encoded in a window of Armatimonadota bacterium genomic DNA:
- a CDS encoding uroporphyrinogen decarboxylase family protein translates to MTNRERMLAIVQGRMPDRVPFVQYDGIAAPNEEVWALVGRENMGILRWSSVHSAFAPNCRFETEKICIDGVPGVRTFLITPKGMLFQEKLIEPVYGTGATKRHFIQKKDDYLILMAYLKDLKVTENFDRFYFDDRELGDDGLPHVSLGRTPFQRLWIEWVSLEDLCIHIADYPDLIAEVISLIGRHLRAIFEIVRRAPMPYVVFGDNITAPVIGEQYFREYCVPYYRELSEMLSDRNIPVYVHMDGDLKPLWDAIGESDILGIDSMSPPPDNDTSVAQAVAMWPKMRLGVNFPSSVHLASSETIRATAERILEEGGRTGRLQIQISENVPPGVWRKSYSVIVDVIRNYGYFEER, encoded by the coding sequence ATGACAAATCGAGAACGAATGCTTGCTATCGTTCAAGGACGGATGCCAGACCGCGTGCCGTTCGTCCAGTATGACGGAATTGCTGCTCCCAACGAAGAGGTATGGGCGCTGGTCGGTCGAGAGAACATGGGAATACTTAGGTGGAGCAGTGTTCATTCTGCCTTTGCGCCAAATTGTCGCTTTGAAACCGAAAAGATTTGCATTGACGGAGTTCCCGGAGTTCGCACGTTCCTTATAACCCCCAAGGGAATGCTTTTTCAAGAGAAACTCATCGAACCTGTTTATGGCACGGGAGCGACGAAAAGGCACTTTATCCAAAAGAAGGACGATTACCTAATCCTCATGGCTTACCTTAAGGACCTGAAAGTAACTGAAAACTTCGACCGATTTTATTTTGATGACAGAGAGCTTGGTGACGACGGACTGCCGCATGTTTCACTCGGTCGTACGCCATTCCAAAGATTGTGGATAGAATGGGTGTCGCTGGAAGACCTCTGCATTCATATTGCAGACTATCCAGACTTGATAGCCGAAGTAATTTCGCTAATTGGCAGGCATTTGCGTGCTATATTCGAAATCGTGCGTCGAGCTCCAATGCCCTATGTTGTGTTTGGCGATAACATTACTGCGCCTGTAATCGGCGAACAATACTTCCGCGAGTATTGTGTGCCTTATTACCGTGAACTATCTGAAATGCTTTCAGATAGGAATATTCCTGTTTACGTTCACATGGATGGCGATTTAAAGCCATTATGGGATGCAATTGGAGAGTCGGATATTTTAGGCATTGATTCTATGTCGCCACCGCCAGATAACGATACAAGTGTTGCTCAAGCTGTTGCAATGTGGCCCAAGATGCGTTTGGGTGTAAACTTCCCGTCATCGGTTCACCTGGCGTCGTCTGAAACGATTCGTGCGACAGCGGAAAGAATTCTCGAAGAGGGAGGGCGCACTGGAAGGCTTCAAATCCAAATATCGGAAAACGTTCCTCCGGGCGTTTGGCGGAAGAGCTATTCGGTAATCGTCGACGTAATTCGCAATTATGGCTACTTTGAGGAAAGATGA
- a CDS encoding YbaK/EbsC family protein → MKKIIKKLKAEGVRFRIHEHEPVLTMQDVLDKLPFSKDRLLKTLVFKVKGSGWIFAVVRAKDMVDYRALSQILGIPRSDIKFPTIDNIKTQLGLQVGGICPVPVRDDILVVFDKHILGMDTVYCGAGQNDCTLEIKADDIVRVCNARIGCISKHT, encoded by the coding sequence TTGAAAAAAATAATTAAAAAACTTAAAGCGGAGGGTGTGCGCTTTAGAATCCATGAGCATGAACCTGTTTTAACAATGCAAGATGTTTTAGATAAACTGCCTTTTTCGAAAGATAGACTCTTAAAAACCCTTGTATTCAAAGTTAAAGGTTCAGGTTGGATATTTGCGGTTGTAAGAGCGAAAGATATGGTGGATTATCGTGCCCTAAGCCAGATTCTTGGTATCCCAAGGTCGGATATCAAATTTCCCACAATAGACAATATCAAGACACAGCTTGGGTTGCAGGTTGGTGGTATTTGCCCCGTGCCCGTTCGCGATGATATTCTAGTTGTCTTTGATAAGCACATTCTCGGTATGGATACCGTTTATTGTGGAGCTGGTCAAAACGACTGCACTCTTGAAATAAAGGCTGATGACATAGTCCGTGTTTGCAATGCGAGAATCGGCTGCATAAGCAAACATACCTGA
- a CDS encoding N-acetylmuramoyl-L-alanine amidase, whose amino-acid sequence MKDSHLSPQVVLFLVVLGCFCIVASTYAGPVAYIDASGTITVLNHPRAVDVVSALSLLSSPPPGTQAALGITSAIPPGTKLLSLTFEGDRAVVDFSKRLMSQGAGEARLAAIFDQVKWTLRCYGIDGDVSILAEGVPFAEYAEPAPVIEPRSDVKLNTLSGRSVTLSPGHGLVWTGSSWGFQRSPTCSGQLSREDDHNIEICQYIKTYLEQDGMTVKVPRCLDKNYGTCPLVSYPWWQMASVYWLWHKGYPCTVWGSTTDCTPGSGADEWNDDIRARPLASDYDNTDIYISIHTNAYQGDCYGTSCPTGSDMYYDCSSEHAAWCTVSQNLANAINNALIDAIRNKMPDSDWNNRGVHDSNGAYGEIRIPDRAACLLELGFHDTCDHDVQHLKDNFFRSVAAWGIYKGVCDYFGQTPTWDFYSDELVSHNIPSSLLPGERANVQIVFRNRGVLWNQARGFKLGAVGDSDPFTTTIRYDVTSEVAPGDTYTFNLTLTAPSTTGTYTTDWRMLREGYQWFGATCQQQITVSGTPDTTPPSVPTNLSAWPPSQTQVNLAWSASTDNRAVAGYKVYRNGSQIATTESTSYSDTTCSANTTYTYQVSAFDTSGNESARCTGVVVTTPPSYQVILDEESCTWYGSWTSATATAPAAYNGDYKYTTSSASSETAWAKWTPNLTYAGTYEVYVYYRSGTNRTTKAPYTVYFKTGSTTIQVNQTINGGQWNIIATKPFNSGTGGYVKLSNYTGESGLAVIADAVRWNYLTYLDSQAPSTPTNLQGTAISGNQVNLTWTGSTDNIGVAGYKIYRNSSQIGTSATTSYSDTTCSSNTTYTYQVSAYDEAGNESGLSNQVVVTTPARTEYIIDEEAATYQGSWVTATCDTSYAYNGDYRYYSTATSETAWAKWTPNLEAAGYYNVYCMYRSGSNRSTKAPYTVYWNGGSQTVQVNQTVNGGTWVTLVTNKPFAAGTSGYVKLGNGTAESSKVVIADAVKFNKQ is encoded by the coding sequence ATGAAAGATTCACATCTTTCACCCCAAGTAGTTTTGTTCCTCGTAGTTTTGGGTTGCTTTTGCATTGTAGCAAGCACCTACGCTGGACCTGTGGCCTATATTGACGCCTCTGGGACTATCACTGTTCTCAATCACCCAAGGGCTGTAGATGTGGTCTCGGCACTGTCTCTCTTATCGTCACCGCCTCCGGGTACTCAAGCTGCATTGGGTATTACCTCTGCAATACCTCCAGGCACGAAGTTGCTTAGCCTCACCTTTGAGGGCGATAGGGCGGTTGTTGACTTTTCCAAACGATTAATGTCGCAGGGAGCTGGTGAGGCGCGACTTGCGGCAATTTTCGACCAGGTAAAGTGGACGTTGCGTTGCTACGGCATTGATGGCGACGTCTCAATCCTAGCTGAGGGTGTGCCTTTTGCGGAATACGCAGAGCCTGCGCCAGTAATTGAACCGAGAAGCGATGTTAAGCTTAATACTCTCTCGGGACGCAGTGTCACGTTGTCTCCAGGTCATGGATTGGTGTGGACTGGGTCAAGTTGGGGATTCCAGCGCAGTCCAACTTGCAGCGGCCAGCTTTCGCGTGAGGATGACCACAATATTGAAATCTGCCAGTATATTAAAACCTACCTTGAGCAAGACGGTATGACTGTCAAAGTGCCAAGGTGCTTGGACAAAAACTATGGGACATGTCCATTGGTGAGCTACCCTTGGTGGCAAATGGCTTCCGTATATTGGCTTTGGCACAAAGGGTATCCTTGCACTGTTTGGGGAAGCACCACCGACTGTACGCCAGGTTCAGGCGCTGACGAATGGAATGACGACATCCGTGCTCGCCCATTAGCATCGGACTACGACAACACGGACATATACATTTCAATCCATACCAATGCCTACCAGGGCGATTGCTATGGCACTTCTTGCCCTACCGGTTCCGATATGTATTATGATTGTAGCTCGGAACATGCGGCGTGGTGTACGGTGAGCCAGAACCTGGCAAATGCAATAAACAATGCGCTTATTGACGCCATTCGGAACAAAATGCCGGATAGCGATTGGAACAATCGTGGCGTGCATGATTCAAATGGCGCCTACGGTGAAATTCGAATTCCCGATAGAGCCGCTTGTCTGCTAGAACTCGGATTCCACGACACCTGCGATCATGACGTTCAGCATTTAAAGGATAACTTCTTCCGCTCAGTAGCGGCATGGGGAATCTACAAGGGTGTTTGCGATTATTTTGGCCAGACACCTACATGGGATTTCTATTCGGATGAGTTAGTAAGCCACAACATTCCGTCGTCTCTACTTCCGGGCGAGCGTGCCAATGTGCAAATCGTGTTCCGAAATAGAGGAGTGCTATGGAACCAGGCAAGGGGATTCAAGCTTGGAGCTGTGGGAGATTCTGATCCTTTCACGACCACCATTCGCTACGATGTTACAAGCGAAGTAGCGCCAGGTGATACATATACCTTCAACTTAACTCTCACTGCTCCCTCAACCACTGGCACCTATACGACGGATTGGCGAATGTTGCGAGAAGGTTATCAGTGGTTTGGTGCAACATGTCAGCAGCAAATCACCGTGTCTGGTACTCCTGATACAACTCCGCCCAGCGTCCCAACCAACCTATCAGCTTGGCCGCCAAGTCAGACACAGGTAAATCTAGCTTGGTCAGCCTCGACAGATAATAGGGCGGTTGCAGGATACAAGGTCTATCGGAATGGATCGCAAATCGCAACAACTGAAAGCACCTCATATTCCGACACCACTTGCTCGGCAAACACCACCTATACCTATCAGGTATCGGCTTTCGATACGTCGGGGAATGAATCTGCCAGGTGTACAGGGGTAGTAGTAACCACTCCTCCAAGCTATCAAGTGATTTTGGATGAGGAGTCTTGCACTTGGTATGGTTCGTGGACTAGCGCCACTGCGACTGCGCCAGCGGCGTATAATGGCGACTACAAATATACCACCTCGTCGGCTAGTAGTGAGACTGCTTGGGCAAAGTGGACGCCGAACCTTACCTATGCCGGTACGTATGAGGTTTATGTCTACTATAGGTCTGGTACCAACCGCACGACTAAAGCACCTTACACCGTCTATTTCAAGACTGGATCAACAACCATTCAGGTTAACCAGACAATTAATGGCGGCCAGTGGAACATAATAGCAACGAAGCCTTTCAATAGCGGTACCGGCGGTTATGTAAAGCTAAGCAACTACACTGGCGAAAGCGGTCTGGCAGTGATTGCCGATGCAGTCCGCTGGAATTACCTGACCTATCTGGATTCGCAGGCTCCAAGCACGCCCACTAACCTTCAGGGGACAGCAATTTCGGGCAACCAGGTGAATCTCACATGGACTGGTTCCACAGACAATATTGGCGTAGCTGGCTATAAAATCTACAGAAACAGCTCGCAAATTGGCACGAGCGCTACCACTAGCTACTCCGATACAACTTGCTCGTCCAACACGACGTACACGTATCAGGTGAGCGCGTACGATGAGGCCGGCAACGAGTCAGGTCTAAGCAACCAGGTGGTGGTGACCACACCAGCGAGGACTGAGTACATCATAGACGAGGAGGCGGCCACCTATCAAGGTTCGTGGGTAACTGCAACCTGTGATACTTCATACGCTTATAATGGTGACTATCGTTACTACAGCACAGCCACGAGTGAAACGGCATGGGCCAAGTGGACGCCGAATCTTGAAGCCGCTGGCTACTACAATGTCTACTGCATGTACCGCTCTGGTTCAAACCGCTCGACCAAAGCTCCATATACTGTGTATTGGAATGGCGGATCGCAGACAGTTCAAGTCAATCAAACTGTCAATGGCGGTACTTGGGTCACCTTGGTTACCAACAAGCCGTTTGCGGCTGGTACTTCAGGTTACGTGAAACTTGGCAACGGCACGGCAGAGAGCTCGAAGGTAGTGATCGCCGATGCTGTAAAGTTCAATAAACAATAA
- a CDS encoding N-acetylmuramoyl-L-alanine amidase: MGAHFRHFLILFSALVFLLSIELCVYPSAVVFYLDDLGGLKAVMHPDVSDPVSAVAALAQPIVDPDTGKQLSSAIPQGTKVLDLRVEGETTIVDFSKEVTAGITEEKLGIIFKQVNLTLRQFSLDKDVKIMAEGKLLSDYLPPTPIITPRSKEATPSSAPGIPPLVGGLAGKSITISPGHGIYWNGSGWYTQRPVYCSPLNEEDFHNLEMCQYLEKYLLNDGATVRMVRCTNKNYGNHPTTGKPWWQMAACYWLQHIGYPCSVYGSYSGCTLGSGSSESSDDIRSRPLASDYDNSDIYVSLHTNGYAGDCYSGCPTGTETYYDASTEHAPWGAVSQTLATYINNNIMSAIQQNVDSQWTCHGACVKNSNGAYGEIRIPDRAATLTELAFHDTCNYDAVYLRDNFFRSAAMWGMYKGICQYFGTNPTWDFYSCELVSEDIPTTMEAGRQYTVHITFRNKGVLWTEARQIRLGAVGDSDPFTTQTRHIISGEVGPNETYTFTFVLTAPNSGNTYLTDWRMVRDGYTWFGPTVSKQVLVIGEPDTQPPSVPANLVAEAVSTSQIELTWSASTDNVGVTGYKVFRNSLQITTTTQTSYTDTGLAGNTTYTYTVSAYDAIGNESAQSAPSAAITHVVVFQDGFPNLNAWGPDVVADGSTRGVSLYTDEHHGTYSGSGAALTQPGSNSNQGCLSYRALQDTFSCGAFDCWFYDLGGTDNSNQGIHVRGYNGNTIVFSAYLGTYPNSPGSSTKYSGGVFDGTSWSWAPQLASRSIAWRNLKIVVGPTQIKYYIDGVKKGSLPRPANADTFGFTRVNIGREYNVVTESLFDDAQFTASPPLAPIPGTPVALSTSSIRWNFTDVSNNESGFRLHDASHAVKGTAGRNASYIDETGLAPNTLYTRHFHARNGSVEGPGTSTVYTYTLSIPPSTSNVICDKATNTWYSTPSFTFTAVGGFGAGKVQYYRYAWNKNSTHTWTGVEPQWNYGDLTLTASEPGSWYLHIKGYNGANVENGTLDLGPFKYAPTVSTISDAKALPNDTPVSLANKVVTGNFGSFFYIQENGTPRSDQSAGIRVDGSGPAVGTLVTVSGVIRLQDGERRIAEANVIPGSAGIVPDAPFMVNRCVGGGSLNTWTPGLPGRWDIHNVGLLIKTSGIISFVGSGFVYINDGSVQNDGTGHSGLRVETTNLTGPFNYGDYMIIRGISSTMVDGGVLIPVVRPRNDGDKTIYSLP, from the coding sequence ATGGGCGCTCATTTCCGTCACTTTTTAATCCTTTTTTCTGCTCTTGTCTTTCTCCTAAGCATAGAGCTTTGTGTGTATCCATCAGCTGTTGTGTTTTACCTCGATGATCTGGGTGGTTTGAAGGCGGTGATGCATCCGGACGTCTCGGACCCAGTTTCTGCGGTTGCCGCATTAGCACAGCCAATTGTGGATCCAGATACCGGAAAGCAGTTATCCTCAGCCATCCCACAAGGAACTAAGGTTCTTGACCTGCGAGTAGAAGGCGAAACTACTATTGTAGATTTTTCGAAAGAGGTAACAGCTGGGATTACGGAGGAAAAGCTTGGGATAATTTTTAAGCAAGTAAACCTCACTCTAAGGCAGTTTAGCCTCGATAAAGATGTCAAAATTATGGCCGAGGGGAAGCTGCTATCCGATTATCTGCCGCCAACACCTATAATTACGCCTCGTTCGAAAGAAGCGACTCCTTCCTCTGCACCTGGTATTCCTCCACTTGTCGGCGGTCTTGCAGGGAAAAGTATCACAATTTCTCCTGGACACGGCATCTATTGGAATGGTAGTGGCTGGTATACGCAGCGCCCCGTTTATTGTTCGCCGCTGAACGAGGAGGACTTCCACAACCTGGAAATGTGCCAGTACCTTGAGAAGTACCTTCTCAATGATGGAGCTACTGTTCGAATGGTCCGCTGTACTAATAAGAACTATGGTAACCATCCTACTACTGGCAAGCCTTGGTGGCAGATGGCGGCTTGTTATTGGCTTCAGCATATTGGATATCCTTGTAGCGTATATGGAAGCTACTCTGGTTGCACCTTGGGAAGCGGGTCGAGCGAATCCAGCGATGATATCCGCTCCAGACCGCTTGCCTCGGATTACGACAATAGCGATATTTATGTGTCGCTGCATACTAATGGTTATGCTGGGGATTGTTATTCAGGCTGTCCGACAGGCACAGAGACCTATTATGATGCGAGTACTGAGCATGCCCCTTGGGGTGCAGTCAGCCAGACTCTCGCTACCTACATCAACAACAACATAATGAGTGCCATCCAACAGAATGTTGATAGCCAGTGGACCTGTCACGGTGCTTGTGTAAAGAATTCGAACGGTGCATATGGAGAAATTCGCATCCCAGACCGGGCAGCGACTCTTACTGAATTAGCTTTTCATGATACGTGTAATTACGATGCTGTTTATTTGAGAGACAATTTCTTCCGGTCCGCGGCAATGTGGGGCATGTATAAGGGTATCTGCCAATACTTTGGGACAAACCCCACGTGGGATTTTTATTCCTGCGAACTTGTCAGCGAGGACATTCCAACGACCATGGAGGCCGGCCGTCAGTATACAGTGCATATTACTTTCCGAAATAAGGGAGTCTTGTGGACCGAAGCCCGCCAAATTAGATTAGGTGCAGTTGGAGACTCTGATCCATTTACCACCCAGACGAGACACATCATATCTGGCGAAGTTGGCCCAAATGAAACTTATACGTTCACATTTGTACTAACAGCCCCCAATTCTGGCAACACCTACCTCACCGATTGGCGAATGGTGCGCGATGGCTACACTTGGTTTGGTCCAACAGTTAGCAAACAAGTATTAGTAATTGGCGAGCCCGATACCCAGCCGCCCAGTGTCCCAGCCAATCTAGTTGCCGAAGCAGTAAGCACAAGCCAAATTGAGCTGACATGGTCTGCTTCAACCGATAATGTAGGTGTCACTGGTTATAAGGTTTTCAGGAATAGTTTGCAAATCACCACGACTACACAGACTTCATATACAGATACTGGACTTGCAGGCAACACAACATATACCTATACAGTTTCGGCTTATGACGCAATCGGAAATGAGTCTGCTCAAAGTGCTCCATCTGCTGCTATAACCCATGTAGTCGTATTCCAGGACGGCTTCCCTAATCTAAATGCATGGGGTCCGGACGTCGTTGCAGATGGTTCAACAAGAGGAGTAAGCTTGTACACCGATGAGCACCATGGTACATATTCTGGTTCAGGTGCGGCATTAACGCAACCAGGCTCGAATTCCAATCAGGGCTGTCTGAGCTACCGAGCATTACAAGATACTTTTTCCTGCGGTGCATTTGACTGTTGGTTCTATGACCTTGGAGGTACGGACAACAGCAATCAGGGTATTCACGTGCGAGGGTACAACGGAAACACAATAGTGTTTTCAGCATACTTAGGAACATATCCCAACTCACCGGGGAGTTCTACGAAGTATTCTGGAGGGGTTTTCGATGGCACCTCTTGGTCATGGGCACCGCAGCTAGCTTCGAGGTCGATTGCTTGGCGTAATCTTAAAATTGTTGTTGGACCAACCCAAATCAAATACTATATTGATGGAGTGAAAAAGGGTAGCCTGCCCAGGCCTGCAAATGCGGACACCTTTGGCTTTACGCGGGTCAACATTGGCCGTGAGTATAATGTGGTAACCGAAAGCCTTTTCGACGATGCTCAATTCACAGCCAGCCCTCCGTTGGCGCCCATTCCTGGGACGCCAGTCGCACTCTCAACATCGAGCATTCGGTGGAACTTTACCGATGTCTCGAATAATGAATCCGGTTTCAGATTGCATGACGCTAGCCACGCGGTTAAGGGCACTGCAGGCAGAAATGCCTCATATATAGACGAAACTGGCCTTGCGCCAAATACGCTATACACACGGCATTTCCATGCGAGAAATGGCTCAGTCGAGGGCCCTGGCACATCAACTGTATATACGTATACCTTGTCAATTCCACCTTCGACAAGCAACGTAATTTGCGACAAAGCAACGAATACATGGTACTCTACGCCAAGTTTTACCTTTACCGCGGTTGGAGGCTTTGGCGCTGGCAAAGTTCAGTATTACCGCTATGCTTGGAATAAAAACAGCACGCATACTTGGACGGGTGTTGAGCCACAATGGAATTATGGTGATTTGACGCTAACAGCGTCTGAACCAGGTAGCTGGTATCTGCATATCAAAGGTTATAACGGTGCGAACGTCGAGAATGGCACTCTTGATCTCGGCCCATTCAAATATGCTCCGACGGTATCTACGATTTCCGATGCAAAAGCGCTTCCAAATGATACACCGGTCTCACTTGCGAACAAGGTGGTGACAGGAAACTTCGGATCGTTCTTCTACATCCAAGAGAACGGGACGCCGAGAAGCGACCAATCGGCTGGCATCCGTGTGGATGGTTCAGGTCCAGCGGTCGGAACGCTGGTTACGGTATCGGGGGTAATTAGGCTTCAGGATGGTGAGCGCAGAATTGCCGAAGCGAATGTGATTCCGGGTTCTGCCGGAATAGTACCCGATGCGCCGTTTATGGTTAACCGTTGCGTTGGCGGCGGTTCGCTGAATACATGGACCCCAGGTCTGCCCGGTCGTTGGGATATCCACAACGTTGGCTTGCTAATCAAAACCTCCGGCATAATCTCGTTTGTGGGTTCAGGGTTTGTCTACATTAATGATGGCTCAGTACAAAACGACGGCACCGGCCACTCGGGTCTTAGAGTGGAAACAACAAACTTAACTGGTCCGTTCAACTATGGCGACTACATGATAATTCGCGGTATAAGCTCCACAATGGTGGACGGAGGCGTTTTGATACCTGTTGTTAGGCCAAGAAACGACGGAGACAAGACAATCTATTCACTACCCTAA
- a CDS encoding uroporphyrinogen decarboxylase family protein → MTPRERVIRSIEFCETDIIPYHVTFTAGARRKLAEFYSDSEFEARLGNHLAMISHDGLWPREEVKPGYFKDRWGVIWNRTIDKDIGCVDNQVLSEPSLRGWQPPDPVYPLLAETYPTFIEANADKFRVASIGFSLFERAWTLRGFEQLLVDMIELPQFVHELLDKITEFNLAQIDFALKHDIDCVRFGDDWGSQNGLIMGPALWREFIKPRIAKMYKRVRDAGKYVMIHCCGDVKAILPDLIECGLNIFNPFQPEVMDIFETKKRYYGQLSFFGGISVQRLLPLGTPDEIRRETRRLLDVLGKGGGYIASPSHDIPVDVPAENMAAMIDVLRGQ, encoded by the coding sequence ATGACGCCCAGGGAACGAGTCATCCGCTCAATTGAGTTCTGTGAAACTGATATTATCCCCTATCATGTCACCTTTACCGCTGGTGCCCGAAGAAAGCTAGCTGAATTTTACAGTGATTCCGAATTCGAGGCGCGATTAGGAAATCATTTGGCTATGATCTCGCATGACGGCTTATGGCCACGAGAGGAGGTCAAGCCAGGCTACTTCAAAGACAGGTGGGGAGTAATTTGGAACCGAACAATAGATAAAGATATTGGTTGTGTTGACAACCAAGTGCTCTCAGAACCTTCACTGCGTGGCTGGCAGCCTCCTGACCCAGTCTACCCACTTCTTGCTGAAACCTATCCAACTTTTATTGAAGCCAATGCGGACAAGTTTCGTGTTGCCAGCATAGGGTTTTCACTCTTTGAAAGGGCATGGACTCTTCGGGGGTTCGAACAGTTGCTTGTAGATATGATTGAATTACCCCAGTTTGTTCATGAGCTTCTCGATAAAATTACAGAGTTTAATTTGGCGCAGATTGACTTTGCTCTCAAGCACGACATTGACTGTGTTCGGTTTGGTGACGATTGGGGGAGCCAGAATGGACTTATCATGGGCCCAGCATTGTGGCGAGAGTTCATCAAACCACGGATTGCAAAAATGTACAAGCGAGTTCGAGATGCTGGCAAATACGTTATGATTCACTGTTGCGGCGATGTTAAAGCTATCCTTCCAGATTTAATTGAATGTGGTTTGAATATTTTTAACCCTTTTCAGCCGGAAGTGATGGATATATTTGAGACCAAGAAGCGATATTATGGGCAACTTTCGTTTTTCGGCGGCATAAGCGTCCAACGCCTCCTCCCGCTTGGGACGCCTGATGAGATTCGGCGTGAGACTCGGCGACTGCTTGACGTGCTCGGTAAAGGCGGGGGATACATCGCTTCACCGTCGCATGACATTCCTGTGGATGTTCCTGCAGAAAACATGGCAGCAATGATAGACGTACTCCGAGGGCAGTGA
- a CDS encoding uroporphyrinogen decarboxylase family protein codes for MTNRERFRRVMNFEPVDRLPIFEWAPWWNKTIERWYEEGLPRDLKDGFAIRSYFGQDAHRQYWISPRKPSCPHPPGHGLGIIVDRKDYLAIKEHLYPDPALDVATVEAWAEEQARGETIVWISLDGFFWFPRTLLGIERHLFAFYDQPELIKEINEDLLAFHLRTIEQFCKICIPDFMTFAEDMSYNHGPMLSKAQFDEFLAPYYQQITPQLHKMGIIPFVDTDGDVTKPVGWYEEVGIVGFLPLERMAGVDVNALRKDHPNLRMIGAFDKTVMHLGEERIRQEFERLLPVMRQGGFVPSVDHQTPPEVSLEDYNLWMRLLREYCEKAAR; via the coding sequence ATGACAAATAGAGAAAGATTTCGACGAGTAATGAACTTCGAGCCGGTTGATAGACTGCCGATTTTTGAATGGGCGCCTTGGTGGAACAAAACAATAGAGCGTTGGTATGAAGAAGGGCTTCCACGCGATTTGAAAGATGGTTTTGCAATTAGAAGCTACTTCGGTCAGGATGCACACCGACAATATTGGATTTCGCCTCGAAAACCTAGTTGCCCACATCCACCAGGTCATGGGCTAGGAATAATCGTCGACAGAAAAGATTATCTTGCGATTAAAGAACATCTCTATCCCGACCCAGCTCTCGACGTGGCGACAGTTGAAGCATGGGCAGAAGAGCAGGCACGCGGCGAAACGATTGTATGGATTTCACTTGATGGATTTTTTTGGTTTCCTCGGACACTTTTGGGTATTGAAAGGCATCTATTTGCCTTTTATGACCAACCCGAACTAATAAAAGAAATAAACGAGGACCTACTTGCTTTTCATTTGCGCACTATTGAGCAATTTTGCAAAATCTGCATTCCGGACTTCATGACCTTTGCTGAGGATATGTCATATAATCATGGGCCAATGCTTTCGAAGGCGCAGTTTGACGAGTTTCTTGCTCCATATTACCAACAAATTACTCCACAACTCCACAAGATGGGCATAATTCCATTCGTTGATACGGACGGCGATGTAACCAAACCTGTGGGTTGGTATGAGGAAGTAGGCATAGTGGGCTTCCTTCCTCTTGAGCGAATGGCTGGCGTTGATGTGAACGCTCTACGCAAAGACCACCCAAATCTCAGAATGATTGGCGCTTTTGATAAGACCGTGATGCACCTGGGTGAGGAACGCATAAGACAAGAATTTGAACGCCTGCTGCCGGTGATGCGCCAGGGTGGTTTTGTGCCATCGGTTGACCACCAAACGCCACCTGAAGTATCGCTCGAGGATTACAACCTCTGGATGCGACTCCTTCGCGAATATTGCGAAAAAGCTGCTCGATAA